The genome window gggttgcaactgaaataaaaggttAAAGCAACGACAGCTCATGGAAAGcagaagtgtaattatggtcagatcttgtgcctgactgatgggaaagtgaccagtgtagtctaatgtaggctattatagtaggtgtactgtactgtatattggccagaatctgcctttggggtaggaggggggcatatcatagtgggggggccTGGGtctcctcccccagggaagttttaagcatcaacgacttcatttcctgcattccgatacacttttatgcaccaatttacagtaaaaaagacCTTTATTCAGCCTATAGATGTTAAGAAAAAAGCACCGATGACAATTCCAAatgtatcaaaaatataatgtaaagtatgttgttacgtgtcattgggcatttttaagtgggtatatagaaatcctggagcttactatcacgtagactacaccactggaagtgatattgataggcgttgtgatttacgcaaaaCAGCGTTGGCTTTTTTTGTCAActttccttcctgcattttgcctgtaaaaccgtgtctgtgttcttatttatgtagaattatagtttgctcttcttatataaaatatgcatctttggtagatgtttgtgattggtcgtgctgtgcaaacacgcctcttttatgtgaacgcgcacgTCGCTGGATtgcaaaaccctgggttgactgaactagttgttaaccaccgtcgtgacacaggttatgcgggaccgcggctgttagggttagtgaagccgtgtgtctgaaataaatccagggcatgttgtttgatttgtattacaggcctctggtgatacttcgagcaaagtttcatgttgtgtcgaaccttcttactgttttaaaaatagctatttttaggctagcataaaagtgtccctaggactcccattcaaaaaggccatttgacccaaaaacgaaaatacggtaaatcttaaaagtggcgattccgtcctaaatatgcttttaaacgaaagtttgactcgggtacattcacaaaaagaccctaggttgcattttggcgagagttacgctttaagttaATTTGGGGTACAAtagttctggagaaagctacaagcagcaataccacagcaTAAGCTATCAACCCTTTCCAAACACTAGTACTGTTGTCGTTTTTggatggaataaaaaaaaaaaaaggtcaagtCTCACATAACCCCCGCAATTACAGATTATCGCTAGATATTCAAAGTTTCAGCAAAATTAATGACACCAGGGAAGAGGCAAAAGTAATGGGCACAGGAAATAATTAGTTATCAGTTTGATTGccaattataatttttttttatatttgcgTGTTtagcccatccatccatccctccctttAGCCACCTACCCCTGTGAAACACACTTCAACATCAGTGGTAGAAGAAAGTAGGTTTGTAGCACCATCTATTGGCATGGGACGGACTCCCACTGCAACATAAATACATATGAAGAAGTGAGGCAGAGCACTGTctcaaagaaaatgtattttaattatgaaaagaaataagctcCAGGTACAATGTCTGGTAGAGCAGACCCTGGGTGCAATGCTTAATgacaaacagttaaaaaaatacagaagacACGTCAAGTTGCTCATGAATTTGAGTTACAAGGAGGATTAGCAGAATAAAGAACTCGATAAATTTACCTGACCATTATTTTAGGTCAAGAGCTCTGTCAGTGTGGAACGATAAAACACAGCAACTTGATGCAAAGAATGTATACTTACATGTAATCCTGGACgaaggggggaaaaaatacACTGAACAGCAAATGCCAatttctaaaaacattttagtTCAGGTCACTgctgtacataaaaaaaaaaaaaaaaaaagacctgtgCATGTATGTAAGAAAAATAGCAGTCTGGAGGTTTTATTTCTTAGCGAATGAGATCTTCATGGCGTTCGCTTGTGTGATCTTAAAGCCTTGTAGTGCGTCTCGTGCAGCGCCGGCCTGTACGTCGTTCTCAAACTCCACAAAGGCGATGTCGTGGCGACCTGGGACCAGACGCACCTCCTTGAACCCGGGGAACCTGAATACACAACAACACAGTCAGGTCTGGCATTCGACAAATAGACAAATGCAAAATCAAATGCAGGGGAGAAGTTGCTACTGACTGGTTGAAGAGCATGGAGAGCATGAGTTCGTTTGTCTCCTCTGGCAGGTTGGTGAGGAAGAGGATGTGATTGGGAGGATTTTCTGCAACCTGTGAGGATGAAAGACAGTAGAGGTCAGAATAGAACCACCATGGCAaaatgataacattttattttaacaaataaCATGTTCGGTCAGAACATACGAACCTGCTGGGGCATTTGTCCAGGCATCTGTCCGGGCATCATCTGGCCAGGAGGCATGGCACCAGGGTGCATCTGACCAGGCGCCATCCCCGGAGGAGGCATCATGCCAGGAGGGGGCATATAAGGCGGCTGGCCTGGTATGTGCATCATACGAGGAGCCTGGCTCATGGGAGGCATTCCCTAAAGAGTGAAGTACAACCGTGATGAGTGTGTCGGTAGCTGCGATTACATTTTTCCCCCAACACCAATGATCTCCACCCACATCTGGAGAGCCTGCATGCTACGGTTTAGTCTGCTGCACGGAAATTTGGTGTCTgc of Sander lucioperca isolate FBNREF2018 chromosome 5, SLUC_FBN_1.2, whole genome shotgun sequence contains these proteins:
- the snrpa gene encoding U1 small nuclear ribonucleoprotein A; translated protein: MTTPDVRLNHTIYINNLNEKIKKDELKKSLYAIFSQFGQILDILVARNLKMKGQAFVIFKEVNSASNALRSMQGFPFYDKPMRIQYAKLDSDIIAKMKGTYVERDRKKEKKKVKGADAAGAKKGVPGAAAPMVAGVPTAMPGMPPMSQAPRMMHIPGQPPYMPPPGMMPPPGMAPGQMHPGAMPPGQMMPGQMPGQMPQQVAENPPNHILFLTNLPEETNELMLSMLFNQFPGFKEVRLVPGRHDIAFVEFENDVQAGAARDALQGFKITQANAMKISFAKK